Below is a window of Deinococcus aerophilus DNA.
TCGCCATGCTCTCGACCCATGCCGAGAACGGCAACATCGCCGGGCGCCCCATGAGCAACAACGGCGAGGTCGAGTACGACGGCACTTCCTACTACTTCACCTATGAGGACACCCACACGGTGGGGGAGATCGAGCGCGACAGCAAGGTGGCGCTGGCCTTTATGGGTCAGAACGCATTCTCGGTGGCGGTGGAAGGACAGGCCCAGCTCATCCGCGACAAGGCGCAGATGAAGGACCACTGGTCCTCCGACCTCGACCGCTGGTTCAAGGACGGCCTTGATACCCCAGGCATCGTGATGATTCAGGTGAGCGCCACCCGCGTGCATTACTGGGACGGCGAGGACGAGGGCGAGATCAAGCTATAGGGCAGCTGGGTGGCCCAGAACACACAACACACAGGGCGGCCCGCATCCGAGCGGCCGCCCTGTGTGCTTCTCAGGCGGAGCCTTACGGCTGGTAGACCTTCAGGCCGTCGCCCGGGTTGCCGAGGCCCGGGTTCCCGGCGCGGTAAAAGATCAGGCTGATGGGCAGGTTGCTGCCGCTGGCCGGAATAAAGTCGATGTTCAGGCGTGGGGAACCGGCCCGCCACAGCAGCACGGGTTCCTCGGGCTTGATGGCGTTGCCGCTGCGCGGCAGCTTGATGGTCTGGGTGATGGGCCCATCCTCCACGTTCATGGCGCCGCGGTACAGCCCGCCGCGGGGACTGAGGGCCACCGCCGTGCCCGCCGCGCCCTCGACCTGCAGGTCGTACAGCACGCCGTAGTTGCCGCTCAGGCGCACCGGCTGCCGGGTCAGCGCGTCGGTGCCGGTCAGGGCCGGGTCCACCAGTCCGTCGCCGATCACCAGTCGGGCGGGCAGCGCTCCCAGGCTCACGCGCAGGTGGCGGACCGCGCCGGGAAAGGTGCCGCGCACGTGCCGCCCATCGGTGGGCAGGTACGGCAGTTGCTGGGCCACCTGCGCGGTGGGGGGCAGGGTGTCTTCGAGCATCAGGAAGGTCAGTTCCACCCGGCCGCTGGCGCTGAG
It encodes the following:
- a CDS encoding pyridoxamine 5'-phosphate oxidase family protein, whose amino-acid sequence is MSQKTLSDLSEQMRKIDIAMLSTHAENGNIAGRPMSNNGEVEYDGTSYYFTYEDTHTVGEIERDSKVALAFMGQNAFSVAVEGQAQLIRDKAQMKDHWSSDLDRWFKDGLDTPGIVMIQVSATRVHYWDGEDEGEIKL